Proteins from a genomic interval of Kitasatospora kifunensis:
- the def gene encoding peptide deformylase, with product MSRHTSVQGEPVPDYPRLPPQARRGRVRRITEVGEEVLHRPCRDVADADFGTPELAALIDDLFATLAVAEGAGLAANQIGVDLRLFVWDCTDDDGVRHVGHIVNPVLDELPAAECRLAEVPEGCLSVPGPYRDLARPDRAVVRGQDQDGRPLVIEGTGYFARCLQHESDHLLGGLYLDRLSARTRKSVLPEMGRRREDVLARRAAMTAALTGE from the coding sequence ATGAGCCGTCACACCTCTGTGCAGGGGGAGCCGGTGCCGGACTACCCGAGGCTGCCGCCGCAGGCTCGGCGCGGCCGAGTCCGGCGGATCACCGAGGTGGGGGAGGAGGTGCTGCACCGCCCGTGCCGGGACGTCGCCGATGCCGACTTCGGCACTCCCGAGCTGGCCGCCCTGATCGACGACCTCTTCGCCACCCTGGCGGTCGCCGAGGGCGCGGGCCTGGCGGCCAATCAGATCGGTGTGGACCTGCGGCTCTTCGTCTGGGACTGCACGGACGACGACGGCGTTCGGCATGTCGGCCACATCGTCAACCCGGTGCTGGACGAGCTCCCGGCTGCCGAGTGCAGACTCGCCGAGGTACCGGAGGGCTGCCTCTCCGTCCCCGGCCCCTACCGCGATCTCGCTCGCCCCGACCGGGCCGTGGTGCGCGGGCAGGACCAGGACGGCCGCCCCTTGGTGATCGAGGGCACCGGCTACTTCGCCCGCTGCCTGCAGCACGAGAGCGACCACCTGCTCGGCGGCCTCTACCTGGACCGGCTCTCCGCGCGCACCCGCAAGTCCGTGCTGCCCGAGATGGGCCGGCGCCGCGAAGACGTCCTCGCCCGCCGCGCCGCCATGACGGCTGCGCTGACGGGCGAGTGA
- a CDS encoding Clp protease N-terminal domain-containing protein, producing MPKINVYLPDELAEAVRASGLAVSPICQRALEQAVRRVTAIREAVGHDLEALADMDSTGQFSRFTARARTAVKLAVEQARAEGASVVGTGHLLGGLLAEGGNLAIQVLGALEISVAQLTDTVARTDLRSEPGESAGMAGSGAGSAEAALRFSAAAAAALDLTVNEALALGHNYTGCEHLLLGLVAEPNGVGGRLLRELGAEQRLTRRAVVAALAGYMYLRATQPQTQPPAPAATQSAPQPSAEHPQALADSVRAELRAELRAELQPLIERIERLEARD from the coding sequence ATGCCCAAGATCAACGTCTATCTCCCCGACGAACTGGCCGAAGCGGTCCGGGCGTCCGGGCTGGCCGTCTCGCCGATCTGCCAGCGGGCGCTGGAGCAGGCGGTCCGCCGGGTCACGGCGATCCGCGAGGCCGTCGGCCACGACCTGGAGGCTCTGGCGGACATGGACTCGACCGGCCAGTTCTCCCGGTTCACCGCCCGCGCCCGCACCGCGGTCAAGCTGGCCGTCGAGCAGGCCCGCGCCGAGGGCGCCTCCGTGGTGGGGACAGGTCACCTGCTCGGGGGCTTGCTCGCGGAGGGCGGCAACCTCGCGATCCAGGTGCTCGGCGCGTTGGAGATCAGCGTCGCTCAGCTCACCGACACCGTTGCCCGCACCGATCTGCGGAGCGAGCCGGGCGAGAGCGCCGGGATGGCCGGGTCGGGAGCCGGCTCGGCCGAGGCCGCGCTGCGGTTCAGCGCGGCGGCGGCCGCCGCGCTGGATCTGACGGTCAACGAGGCGCTCGCGCTCGGCCACAACTACACCGGCTGCGAGCACCTGCTGCTCGGCCTGGTCGCCGAGCCGAACGGCGTGGGCGGCCGCCTGCTGCGCGAGCTGGGCGCCGAACAGCGGCTCACCCGCCGCGCGGTGGTGGCGGCGCTGGCCGGCTACATGTACCTGCGGGCCACGCAGCCGCAGACCCAGCCGCCCGCGCCCGCCGCCACCCAGTCCGCGCCGCAGCCCTCGGCCGAGCACCCACAGGCGCTGGCGGACTCCGTTCGGGCGGAACTCCGAGCCGAACTCCGAGCCGAACTGCAGCCGCTGATCGAGCGAATCGAGCGTCTCGAAGCCCGCGACTGA